DNA from Phycisphaerae bacterium:
GCCGATTGCATTCAAGGGGATCGAGCCTGGCGAGCGGCATGAGTTGACCCAGGCGATTCTGCTGAAGAGTGCCGGGGACCTGGTCATCGAATTGACCGTCAACGGGCAGCGATTCACCCGCACACTCCGGATCGACGAGCCGGTCATCGACGCCAGGCGGCTCGAGCGCCCGGTTGACGGCTACGACGTCCCTGAGCCGCAGGCGGTGCGAACGGGTTACGACATCGGGGTTTACTACTTTCCCGGGTGGTCGCCCGATCAGTTGGTTCGCTGGCGGAAGCAAGCGGACTTCCCGGAGCGCGATTCGCTGCTTGGCTGGTATGCGGAGGGCAGCCCCAAGGTGGCTGACTGGCACATCAAATGGGCGGTCGAGAACGGGTTGACGTTCTTTCTGTACGATTGGTACTGGCGAGAAGGGAAGGAAGAACTGTCCGCCGGTTTGAACGCCGGTTTCCTCAAGGCCCGCTACAATGACCGGATGAAGTTTGCCTTGATGTGGGCCAACCATGCCCCGTACGACGGTCACACGCCCGAGCAGTTGCTGGCCGTCACCGATTACTGGATCGAGCACTACTTCCGCCGGCCGAACTACTTGACCGTGGAGGGCAAGCCCTACGTGAGTTTCTTTGCCGGCTCGCGGGTTATCACGCAGCTAGGCTCGGCGGAGAAGACCCGGGCGGTGTTCGAGGCGATGCGAGCGCGGGTTCGGAATGCTGGCTTGCCCGGGCTGCACATTGGGGCGTGTGCTGGACCGGACGCCTCGGTTCTCGAGCCACACCGTCGTGCCGGCTACGACTCGGTTACCGGCTACAACTACGCGGAGGTGGGCGGCTCGACGCTCCAGTTCGCCTACCGCAGTCATGTCTTGGCTCACGAGGAGGTATGGAAGGCCATGGCCGCCGCCGAGGGAGCGGCCTACATTCCGCTGCTGACGGTTGGCTGGGATGACCGGCCATGGGCCGGCCCGCGTTCCCGTCAGCGGTTCGCCCGCGGCACGCAAGATCTCAAAGATGCTCTTGGCCGGCTGAAGACTCACCTTGATACCACGGGCAAGAAGATGGCGCTTTTGGAGGCATGGAACGAATGGGGGGAAGGCTCATACATTGAGCCCAACGCTCAGTTTGGATTCCGTGACATCGAAGCGATCCGTGAGACGTTCGCGCCGGGTGGACCCTGGCCGGCCAATGTTGCCCCCCAGGACGTAGGGCTCGATGCGCCGTACGATCTGCGTCGGCATCCATGATGCCGCCGGACGGTCTTGCCGGATCGGGCCAGGAGTTCAGGAAGTGTCGGCAGCCACAGCCTGACGGCGGGCGAAGGCCGCCGAAGCCGGTGTCCAGCAGCAGGGGCCATGTCCGCCGACGATCCCTGTCCGGGAGATGAGCAGGCGGGGGTGGGAGAGGGTTTCTCCGCGGCGTCACGAATCCAGGTCAAACAGATCTGGCGTGACCGGCTCGGTCGTTATGTTCGACTTCGCCGGTGTCTGTGGTGTGTCCGAGGGCCGCGCGGTGGTCGGGGTCGAGGCGTTGGGCTGCGTGCCTGAAGAGGGGGTTGCAGGGCTTTTCGGCACCAGTGGGACCCACTGTTGCTGAGGCGGAACGGGTTTGACCTCCTTCGGCGTGGGTGGGAGTGCGGGGGTCGGCGCTGTGGGTGGCTGAGATGGAAGGGATTGTCCGGTCTGGCCCGAGGGCTCGGTCTGGCTCGGCTGGCCGGCGCCCTGTTCGGCAGCCTCCTGCTGCTGGATCTCGGCCAGCGGCTTTGCCTTGATGAAAACCTCGGCCAGGTCGGCATCCGAGGGGAAGCGCTGCTTGATGTCCTTGAAGGTCTCCACAGCCTGATCGCGCTGACCGGTGAAGTGCTGGGCAAAGCCCAGGGACACGAGTCCGTCAGCGTTGTCGGGTCGCTGGGAGACGAAGTTGACCAGCAACCTGAAGTGGCGGTCGAAGTCCTCCTTGTTGGTATAGCGTTCGCGGATGTCGAACCCGGAGTTCACGACTTCTTTGAACTGGCGCACGCCGCGCCGGATGGCGATGGCCGAGATCGCGTAGTCACCGGTAGCGATTCGGGCGACCGCGTAGGCGAGAGCGGCATCCGCGTTCTCGGGGTCCTGCATGGTGACCTGGAGGAACATGCGAGCGGCGGCGTCATATTCGCCCTCGGCGAAGGCCTTGGTTCCCTCAAACATGAGGGTGTAGAGCTCCTCGCCCTTGGGGTCCACTCGTTCGGTGTCCGGCGCGGGCTGGCCCGCCAGGCCGGTGATATTCTCGGCGGCCGGTGTCGGCGATGTCGTCCCGCTGTCGGTCGGGCTTGCCGTTGTGGGCTGAGGCGAAGGTTCGCTGGTGTAGGGTGAGGTGGCATCCGACGACGGCATGGTCGGCGAAGTTGAGTACAGCGTCGAAGCGGCATAGCCGGTGGTGTAGGCGGGCTGCTGATAGTACACAGGCTGCGGGACGACCACGGTTTCCTGCACGATGGTTGGCGAAGTCACATAGTAGGACGCCAGCGGGTAGGCGAAGAACCGTGTGTAGTATACCGGGCAGTAGTGTCGGCTGCGGTAGAAGCCGAAACCGCAGGGTGGGGGACGATGGCCGTGGTGAACCACCGTTGGGCGTGGTCCGTGGTAGGCCGGGCGGTCGAGATGTCCGCCGCGTGAGAGCGATGGCCAATAGCCGGGATCGCCGATTCTCGGGGTCCGGGCCGGATCATAATTGGGGTTGGGACGGAGTACACTGCCGCCGGAGGTTCCTCGTCGCACGGGTGAGCCGGTTGCGGCGCCCGGCGCTCGGCTTATACCGAGGGGTAGCGAGCGGGCTCCACCGGCACCGGGGCTGGCGGAGGGCGGACCTTGTGGTCGCGGTGTCGAGGAAGACCGATCGGGAGGCACGACGGCCGTGGTTCCGCTGGATGCCGGTTTCCGCGTCGAGGTGAAAGTGATCGGCCGCGAAGTATCGACTGAGCCGAGCTGTGTGGTCTTGGTGCCGGTGGTGATGTCTGGGAGGCGGAGGGGTGTTTGGGCGGACGTCAGCGGGTTGGTTGTGGTGGGTCCTCCCGAAGACGGACTAGCGCCCGGCCGTCGGTAAGTGGAGACCTGTGGCGAGCTCGGCGTCGAGCGGCCGGTGAAGGAGGGCAGCGATCCGGTGTTCCCAATGCCCCTGTTGAAGGAGATCGACGGGGGCGACGAATTGGCGCTCGGAAGCGATCGGAGAATACTGGTCGGGGCACTGGATCTAGCTGAGCTCATCGTTGCCCCGTCGCGCCCGCCGGAAGGGCTCGCGGAAGAGGCTCGAGGGCCGAACATCCTGGGGATCGAGGTGACTCCGCCGGATCCGCTGCCTCGGGAGAAGGTACTTGGTGAAGGTGCGGCAACGGAAGGTGTTGAACGCGTGATCGCCGGAGCGGGTGAAGGGGAACGGCCGGAGAACGACGGGGCTGCGGACCTGCTTGGTGCGGAGATTCGCGGCGAGGCGACGCGGGCGGTTGCCGAGCCTGAAGATCGGTTGATGGATCGAGGTGCCGGTGCTGCGCTCCGACTGATCTGAGGGGCGGCGCCCCTGGAGGGCGATCTGGAGGCCGCGATGGAGTCCGGAGTGAGAGTCGCCAACAGGGCGATGACCCCCAGGCACGTCAGGCGTCGGATAGCGGAAAACATGGTCGGCGTCCTTCTCCGCGTGGGGCAGGTGAATTGTGCCGCCTGGCGAGAATCACCGTCCCAAGCTGGATGCTACGAGAAACGTACCCCGGCCACAAGGAACGTTAGGAGTTGTCAACGCATGGCCGGAGAGGGATCCTCTATGCACGATCAGACACGCGATTCGGTCGATCGTTAGTCTGGAATCGCGGGTTGGCGGGGCGGGGAGGGGGTAAATGCCCCATTTAGCGACGGGTCAGGATTTCGATCAGCAGGCGGATTGTCCCCTGGGCGAACTCGAGGCTGGCGTGGCTGGGGATGTTCAGCGGGCGGACCATGGCGAAGCCGACGGCCGCATGGATGATCTGCCAAGCGAGCCACTCGGCGGGCACGTCGGAGCGAATCAGTCCGGTCTTCTGAGCCTCGGCCATGACGGAGGCAAGGGACTTGACGTAGCGGTCGTAATGATCGCGAATGGCCTGCTGGATGGCGGGCTCGGAGGTCTCGGTGGAAGCGTGGAACAGGAGTCGGTAGACGCCGGCGGTGCGCGGGTCGAAGGTGGCCGGGTTCTGGTACATGAGGACCTGGAGTTTCTCCAGCGGGCTCTTGGCATTGCGGGTGGCCTTCTGCCAGTTGTCGAACACTTCGTCGGCGACCTTCTCGATGAGGGCAATGAACAGATCGTGCTTGGTTTTGAAGTGGCGGTAGATGATTGGCTCGGAGATACCGGCCTTGGCGGCGATCATGGCCGTCGTGGTGCCGCGGTAGCCGTGTTCTGCGAAGCATCTGGCTGCGGAGTCGAGCAACTGCCTGCGCCGGTCGGCGGCTTTCATGCGGTGGCCGTTGGCTTTTCGAGGGCGAAGTGTCGAGGCACGGTTCACGGCTTTCGCGGGGGCGGCTCGTCGCGATCGGGGAACATGCTCAGGTCTGTGGGTAGTCACTGGGTTTTCTGATTGAAGTAGGCATTGATGTTCGTGGTCTGCCGCTCCAGGAGATGGATCAATTCGAGGGAAGGCATGAGCGACACTTCGATCCTGCCCTTCTCACAGGTCATGACGATCCGCGACTTGTTAGCCAAGTACAGGCTGATGGCAGCGCCGTGTGCGATGACGAGTTTCTCGCGGCATTGGCGGGCATACTCTCGGTCGCCCGGGTCGGAGAACAAGTAGTACAGGCCGGCCTTGTCGAGTTCGGCTGCCTCTGCGGGCAGGAGGCCCAAGTGGTCGATGCGGCTCTGGAACGCGGCCTGGGCCTCGCGTGCCGGGCGCAGGCGGACCAAGACGGTGGTCCGGTCTCGCGACCACATGACCAGCAGGCAGAGCGGGACAGCGGTGACTACCAGCACCAACAGCATGCCCAGGACCTGGCGGCGGCGTTGCCGGACGCGATCGGGCGGCAGAGGGTGCTCCAGCCGTTCGGTTGTTGCCAGCCATGGCGGAGTGGAAGGCCCATGTAGGCTTGCCTCCTGGGACCCGAGGGGGCGCCGACCGGCGTTCTCCCTGGTCTTGGGGACTGAGGTCGAGGAGTCTCCGACGAAGGCCATCAACCTTATTCTACCGCGCTTTGAAGAGACCCGGCAAGCGAGATAGGCCGCAGATTCGGGCGGGTTCCGGCGGTTCTTGGGGGGAACGTCCCTTTAACTCGGTGGAACACCGTGGTGAGGGTGGTTTGACGACCTGGGCCATGGTGTTTATATTGAACACAAATGAACACGAGGCGATTGGGCGAGCTGGGTGGCAGGTTGGGGCCTGGAGGGGCGCGGATCCGGGATGCGATGCGCGCCGGGTTGCGGTTTCTCGATGGCGAGTCGCCGGCCGGGCTTTGCCGGCGCGTGGGCTCCGTGATCGAGGAGGTGCCGGTCGTTCAGCCGATCGACAGGTCGGCCCTGCAGGACTCCTACGGCGGAGACAAGAGCAGCCTGTCCGACGATTTCCTTACCGGACGGGGGGTATTCTACCTCACCGAGCAGCGGCGGCTGTACCTGGACTGTACCGCGGGGCACTACCAGATGCTCTTCGGCTACAACCAGCCGGAGTTGCTCGCGGCGGTCGAGGAGGCGGTCGAGGCCGGCATTGTCTGGGATAACCACGCGGACATTCCCCAGGTGCCGGTGAAGTGGCTGGCTCATCGTCTGGTCGCCGTGGCCAACGCAGCGGAGGAGCGTGAACGGCTGGATACCGTGCTGCTCGGCATCTGTACGGGATCGGTCGCATGCGAAGCGGCCCTGAAGATTCAGCTATGTTGCTGGGAGCGGCGTAACGCCGCGACGGCCACACCTGCGTTGATCGTCCTTGACGGTCATTATCACGGTACGGACATGGTGCCGCAGTACATGAGGGGCATGTGGAAGCGCTACATTCGCAACCTGGAGATTGTGACGGTTGAGCCGAACGACCCGGACCAGTTGGAGGGGGTCTTTCGGGCGTATGGCTCGCGGGTGGCCGCGTTATGGGCGGAGCCGATCCTGATGAACCGCGAGGCGCTCGCCCTCGAGCCGACCTACCTTCAGCTGGCCCGCCGTTGGTGCAGCGAGACCGGGGCGCTGATGTGTGTCGACGAGATCCAGACCGGCTTCTGGCAGCCTGAGGTTTTTGCCTATCGGTCGCTCGGTTTCACGCCTGACATGGTCATAGTGGGCAAAGGCATGACCGCGGGGTTCCACCCCTTGGCGGCGGTGATCTACAGGAGCCGCAACGATGTGCTCAAGCAGTATGATGCGATCAACACCAACGGCAGTGCCCCGCTGGCCAGCTACGTAGGGTTGCGTTGCCTGGAGATGATTGCTGCCGACGCTCCCCGTTTTGCGGCGGTCGGAGACCGGTTCATGGCCGGCCTCAGAGCGTTGGTGAGCCGCCGTGGCGACGTGATGGCGGAGGTCCGCGGCAAGCGGCACTTGGCCGGCATCAAGTTCAAGCGTGCCCAGGAGGCGATAGACTTCCATCGCCGAGCGTTGGCCGGCGGGCTCTGGACCCGCGTTCATGCCTCGCGTCCCGGGCACAGCACGGTTCTCATGAAGCTGGCCCTGCCGGCGGACGATGTGATCGTGGACTACCTGCTCGGCAGGCTGGAAGACCTGCTCCCATGAATGCCTCGTCGCGTCAGAGTCAGGTGATCGAGATGCTGACCACTCGTGGCGAGTGCTCGGTGGGCTTTCTGGCCCGGCGGCTGCAGGTCAGCGGGATGACGATCCGTCGCGATCTGCGGGGACTGGCGGCGGCGGGGCGGGTGGTTCGCACCCATGGGGGGGCTACTCTCGCGCAGCGGATTTCATTCGAGTTCCAGTTTCTGAATCGCGCCCATCGGCATCAGGAGGCCAAGCTGGCGATTGCCGCTGTGGCGGCCGAACTGGTGCATGACGGCGACTCAGTCATCATCGATTCGGGAACCACGACCCTGGCCTTGGCGACACGCCTCAAGGAGAGGAAGGACCTCACGGTCATCACCACCTCCCTGCCGATCGTGTCCGAACTGCAGTTCTGCTCGAACGTGCAGGTCCTGCTGCTCGGCGGCCTGCTTCGTCACGGCACCCCTGATTTGGTGGGAACGTTGACCGAGACCAATCTGGAGCATCTTCGGGCGGATGTTGCCTTCCTTGGAGCGGATGCGGTCGACAGCCAGGGTCATGCGTACATCGATTCGATTGAAGTTGGCCGAATACTGACCAGGATGGCCGCCTCGGCCCAGCGAACCTACGCTGTAGCCGACAGCTCCAAGCTGGGGCGGACCGCCCTGATGCATTTTGGAGACGCCGGGAGTTGGGAGGGACTCATCACCGACGAGGGCATTCAGAGGAATCTGGCCACGGACCTCAGGCGGGCTGGAGTGCGGGTCATCAAGGCCGGCAACGGGAGAGACAGGACGAGATAGCGGTCTTCGCCGGTCGTGGCAGCTCGCGGTTGGACCGGCCCGAGCCTCGGTCGATGACCGACCTCAGCGAGGTCCGGCACGTGTTGCACCGCGCGTGGCCGTCCCCGCGAGACGGGGCCCCGCACACTGGTGCCGCGCCAGTCCGAGCCTCCGTCGGTGCCAGCGGTTGACGCATCGCCCCAGAATGGGTGGAACCAGAGACCATGGTGGTGTCCGCACCAGCGTTGAGCTGAACTTCATCGAAGCTGACCGGCGAATCCACGCCTTCTTCCTTCTCCATGGTCGATTCTCAAGTTGAGGCTGGTCGATTCAGGCCTACAGGTTGCCGCGCCGGTCGGATATGATTTCCCCATGCTCAAAACCACAGTCTATCCCACGTTGCTCTTCACCATCCTTGCCGCAGCCCCCCTGCCGGCCGCCGTTTCGCAATTGGCCCCGGCCGAGCCGGTCGTCGAGCAGACGCTGGAACTCGGGCCGGTGTGGTCCGGGCATCCGGTGGCGTTCTGCCTGCTCACTCATGAGGGTCGCCAGTATACCGCCTACTACGACGATCAGCGGCAGATGACCGTGGCCGCGCGGCGGTTGACCGAAAAGGAGTGGAGCTACACCCGGCTGCCTGAGACGATTAAGTGGGACAGCCACAACTACGTGACCATGGCGGTCGACGCGACCGGTCATCTGCACCTTTCGGGCAACATGCACTGCGTTCCGCTGGTGTACTTCCGCACGGAGAAGCCCGGCGACATCCAGACCTTCAGGCGGATTGCCGGGATGGTGGGCAGCGAGGAGAAGCGGGCCACCTATCCGCGGTTCCTCAAAGGATCCAAGGGCGAACTGATCTTCACCTATCGCGACGGCGGCAGCGGCAACGGCAACCAGATCTTTAATGTGTATGATCCGCGAATGCGAACCTGGCGGCGGCTCCTGGATACGCCGCTGACCGATGGTGAGGGTCAGATGAACGCGTATCTGGATCTGATCCAGCGCGACCGAAGGGGGGTGTTTCACCTCTGCTGGATCTGGCGCGATACGCCGGACTGTGCCACCAATCATGACATCTGCTACGCTCGCAGCCGCGATCTCGTCCACTGGGAGCAGAGCGACGGTACGCCGCTGAAGCTGCCGATCATGCTCAGAGCGGCCGAAATCGTCGATCCCGTGCCTGCGGGCGGCGGGGCCCTCAACGGCAACGTCCGGCTCGGCTTCGATGCCGAGGACCGGCCGGTCATCAGTTTCTACAAGTTCGACGAGAAGGGCATTACCCAGACTTACAACGCTCGCAAGGAAAGCGGCCGTTGGCAGGCTTTCCAGGTGAGCGAATGGGATTACCGCTACGTTTTCAGCGGGGGCGGCTCGATTGGCTCCGAGATCCGCATCGGCCCGGTGAAGGCCGAGCCCGACGGTCGGCTGGTCCAGACGTTCCAGCACTCCAAGGCCGGCTCCGGCCGATGGGTCTTGGAGTCGGAGACCCTCAAGCGGATTGCCACCCTGCCGGCCGTGCCCAAGGCAGGGGCTGCGTTATCCCGGGTGGAGTCGAGGGATTCGGGTATGTCCATTCGTTGGGCGGATGATGAAGGTCGGTCTGGTGAGCCCGGCGTGGGCTACATGCTGCGATGGGAGACTTTGCCCGCCAATCGCGACAGAGCCAGGGAAGGGCCGCCGCCGGCGCCGACGATGTTGAGGCTGGTGAAGGTGCGGGAGGTGGAATGAGGAAGGCGTGACGGGGAGGGCGGGGCTTCGACGCTGACTTCTGAAAGCCTGCGTCAACACCTCATTTCAGACCAGTGACACGCCCTTGCTCTTGCCGTTGCCGGCGGCTCGGCCCCAGCCCTTGCCGGCGGCCCAATCGAAGAGCATGAGCACGCGTTCCCGGGTGAGGGGAGGCAGTTCGATGCCGCGTTCGGTCATAAGCCGGCGGGTGTTAGTGGTGTCGAAGTGTGGGGTGTGTACCACGCGGGGCGTCAAGAGGTGATACTGGTCCCAGAGCATCGATTCGGCCTGGGTGCACTTGCCGACGACCTCGTTCGGGTCGGTGAAGTAGCCGCCGTACAGGCCGTAGTAGTCCTCGTAACATCGCTTCATGAAGTCGTTGGTCGGTGGCTCGGGGTTGGTCAGGTGGTAGATCCTGCCGTGGTACTGAGGGGCGAGGATGACCTCGGCGATGATCCGGGAGACAAAGTCGACGGTAATGAGGTTCTGCACATCATCGGGTTTGCCGGGGACGCGGAGGGGGATGAAAGTGCGGGCTCCATTGTTGGGGTTGAAGTACCGCTGCTTGAGCACACCGACCAGCCGGGCGAACTGGTAGAAGCCGCCGAACTGGGTCGTATAGCCGGTTTCGGAGTCGCCGACCAGGAAGCTCGGTCGGAAGACGGTGAGGGTCCGGCCGTTCTGTTCGCCCCACTGTTTGAAGAGGATCTCCGCCTGCCACTTGGTTCGTTCATAGTCGGTCTGGAATTCGGGCTCGGGTTCGTGGAACTGTTCCAGGATGACGCCGGTGTTCCATCCGCAGGTGTAGGCGGTACTGACCGTGTGGATGCGGCGGACGCTGTGGGCTTCCGCCCAGCGAACGATGGCTTCGGCGCCGCCCACGTTGGTCTTATGCGGGTCGCCGTTGCCGTTGGAGAAGAGCTGGAGGCTGGCGGCGTTATGGAGGATGTCGTCGGTTGGTCCCCAGTAAGGTTCGGGCAACCTGTCGGGGAGCGAGCCCTCGACGAGCACGAGTCGGTCCTGTTCGATGAGCGGGCCCGCGTCCAGGCCGACTTCTGCGAGCAGGGCCAGGAGGCGCCCGGAACTGTCGGCCAGCGGGGCACGAATGACGGCTACCACCCGATGGCCTCGGGTCAGCAAGTCGCGGAGGACGTAGTGTCCGAGGAAACCGGTGCTCCCGGTCATGAGCGTAGTACGTGGATGCTCGGCTCTCATGCTCAAGGCGCGTCCAACTCCGAACACATGGGGAAGCCCACACCCCACAGAGGGCCCCCTACGCGGGGTGCCGGGCCAATCTAGCAATCTTAACCGAAGGTCAGCGACACGCCAACCTTTCAGTGGGGTCCTGGAAACGGAGGCCCCGTCAAGTACAAGTCACTCCGAATGATGTAGCTCGCGGTCTGGCGGATTCGGAACAGCCGGTCCCGACTCCAACGCAGGGCGGCGAAGTGCTCGCTGTCCCGACTCCGGGCCAGGAGCGTGTCCTCGCTGACGTTCTCGTGCCACCAAGCCCGGAAGCGATCCGGTGGGGCGACGATGACCGGGCAGCCCTGTCGGCGAGCGATTGGTTTGATGACCGTGGCGATCGCATGCCGGGCCGCTGTCTGGATTTCTCTGTTATCGGAGACTGAGCCCGCAAAGACGAGATCGGCGGCCTGGGTTTGCCCAGCCTCGATCAGCCGGATGGCTGCCTCGATGTCCGCCGGGCTCGTGACCTGGGCGGTCAGTGGCGTGGCGGGTGGCGGGCCGCCGGGCCCCCAGAAGCGCACCCGGGCCGCGGCACACTCGGTGGTACCCAGGTAGAAGGTGAACCGGTCACTGGCCAAAGGTTGGTGGAAGCGGAACTTGAGTTGCCAGACGCCCTGTTCGTCGGCCTGGGCGATGGTCACCTGGAAGTGCTCGGTCTTGAAGGTCTGGCCACGCTGGAATCGGCCGTGGTCGGTCATGCCCTCGATCAGGAATCGGCCGAGTGCTCCGCTGAAGTAGGCTCGCTCCTCGACGGTCAGGGTGAAGGTGTGGGGGTCAAGTTGCTCCAACCGGCAGGGGCGGTCCATCCGCAGCAGGTCTGGGCAATAGGTCAGAGCGTGGCAGAGGAACGGGCTTGATGGGCCCTGGTCGAGGAGATCCGGCCGAAAGGAGGGCCCAACGGTTCCCAGGTAGTCGGCGGCCGCACCGCGCTGGAGTCCGTCCTTACCCCAGGCATGCTGGAGGTGGAGACGGGCGTAGATGTTGGTGAATGGCAGGTTGAGGAAGAAGAGGTCGGTGGCGGTCTTGGGCGGCGGGTCGTTGAGGACGTACTGGACGGTGCTTCTCTCGGCGGCCAGGTGCGAGTACCACATCGGCCGGTAGATGGGCATGTAGATGGTCGTCGCGATGAGGAACCAGATGGCCACCCCTTTGCTCCACCTTGTGACCCTGCTGGAAGGAGCCTCCTGGCGGAGCGCTGGGCCGAGGATCATACCCACCGCGAAGCCGATGCTGGGCATGTAGCCGACGTAGGGTGTGGCCACGACCTGGACGACCGGCAACAGCGAGAGCAGGATCCACAACGGCCAGATCCACCAGCCGCGGGTCCGACGGCAGGCGAGGTAGTAGCCACTGCCGAGGATGCCCAAGATCGCCAGCATGAGGGCACAGTCGCCGGGCACCTCGGTGAACGGGTTGTAGCGTCCGCTGGGGCCGATGGTCATGGGTGAGAGCCAGACGGCCGCGGTAAAGAAGTGCAGCAGTTTGGCCAGCAGCCACAGGCCGTACTCAAGGGTGTCCCCGTCCAACCGGCGAACGTAGAAGTCCGGCATGGGGTGATAGTAGAGGACCATCCGCCCATACAGGAATGCGATGCCGAGCAGAGCCATGGCCGTGTAGCCGGGCAGCCGGGCCCGCACGTGGTGCCGTCCGCCGAAGCACAGGTCGAACGCCACGCAGAAGACCGGCAGGACGATGGCGTTCTCGCGCGAGAGCAGGCCGAGGCACCAGAGGAGAATGGTGGCGGCGAGGAAACCGCGGTGCAATGGCGGGCGTGCGGGTGAGCGATCGGGGTCGCTGGGCACGCACCGACCGTAGTGTTTTGGTCTGCTTCCACCGAAGACATCGAGGCCCGAGGCCTTGATGTAGCACAGCAAGGCGGCCAAGGTGAGGGAGGTTTGCAGCACGATGTTCTGGGCGGCCAGCCAGGCGACGGCGAACACGTTGTGCGAGTAGACGATGAACAGGAGTGCCCCGACCACGGCCCAGGATCGCCGGCGAGTGGTCCAGAGGCACAAGCGATGAACCATGAAGGCGTTGGCCAGATGGAGAACGAGGCTGATCGCATGCCATGCCTTGACGCTCCCACCGGAAAGCTGGTATACGGTTTTGGCCACGAGGATGGCGAAGGGGCGAAGGTACTGCCAGAAGATCGGCTTTTCTTGCCACCAGGAGTCGATGAACTCGTCCGGTTTGATCGTGGCCGCGTCGAGCAGGGCGGCCGGTGACCAGTTGTGGTCGGCCAAGCGTAGCCGGTGCAGGTGATCGTCCAGATAGAGTCCGTCGAAGAGGGACCAGCCGTGGGCGGCCAGCGTGGCCGCGGTGAGGATGAGGATAACGAGCAGGTTGTAGGTGAACGTGGACATACCTCTCGCCGCAGGGCCGGGCAGGCAGCTTGTGCTAGGTTGGGAGGGAAGGTCGGAAGACATGCTCAACGGTTGGACTCAGCCTCGGTACGTTGCGGCGTTCAACACGGCCGGCGCTGCAGGGCATAGTGTACCTCTCGGTACGGCCGGCCGCAACGGCGGA
Protein-coding regions in this window:
- a CDS encoding glycoside hydrolase family 99-like domain-containing protein, which produces MSPRDVLGGVASVVLTVLTTSVPCVAVSAPGEKSPVEWRFGLSLGWNGWRPSGDVSDVGFESDAVVFTAVGSDPIITGPSFELPKATNDQWVEIDLDCSAAGRGELFYTNKTTGQYGGFEPGWMSTVLVPGSGRQTIVVWPFWGELERMVRLRFDPPSGIRCRLHAIRIREMAGDLPAPDWDFRKGAGSWRPLYAATVKESSDGLQVIAHGMQAVVISSVRPFDAARRSVLRLDVACPGEDVIGLHWATQEEPGLYGEAIHLRDPGHSGPIELDLRQFLGWTGTVTHLAISFGNSPTATLSLCKLVIEENDVSKPFARLRHLVFARPVNRAGSQATLRAVLEHAGGPAVPPGTAVFRVNERGQVAAEPIAFKGIEPGERHELTQAILLKSAGDLVIELTVNGQRFTRTLRIDEPVIDARRLERPVDGYDVPEPQAVRTGYDIGVYYFPGWSPDQLVRWRKQADFPERDSLLGWYAEGSPKVADWHIKWAVENGLTFFLYDWYWREGKEELSAGLNAGFLKARYNDRMKFALMWANHAPYDGHTPEQLLAVTDYWIEHYFRRPNYLTVEGKPYVSFFAGSRVITQLGSAEKTRAVFEAMRARVRNAGLPGLHIGACAGPDASVLEPHRRAGYDSVTGYNYAEVGGSTLQFAYRSHVLAHEEVWKAMAAAEGAAYIPLLTVGWDDRPWAGPRSRQRFARGTQDLKDALGRLKTHLDTTGKKMALLEAWNEWGEGSYIEPNAQFGFRDIEAIRETFAPGGPWPANVAPQDVGLDAPYDLRRHP
- a CDS encoding TetR/AcrR family transcriptional regulator; protein product: MKAADRRRQLLDSAARCFAEHGYRGTTTAMIAAKAGISEPIIYRHFKTKHDLFIALIEKVADEVFDNWQKATRNAKSPLEKLQVLMYQNPATFDPRTAGVYRLLFHASTETSEPAIQQAIRDHYDRYVKSLASVMAEAQKTGLIRSDVPAEWLAWQIIHAAVGFAMVRPLNIPSHASLEFAQGTIRLLIEILTRR
- a CDS encoding aminotransferase class III-fold pyridoxal phosphate-dependent enzyme yields the protein MNTRRLGELGGRLGPGGARIRDAMRAGLRFLDGESPAGLCRRVGSVIEEVPVVQPIDRSALQDSYGGDKSSLSDDFLTGRGVFYLTEQRRLYLDCTAGHYQMLFGYNQPELLAAVEEAVEAGIVWDNHADIPQVPVKWLAHRLVAVANAAEERERLDTVLLGICTGSVACEAALKIQLCCWERRNAATATPALIVLDGHYHGTDMVPQYMRGMWKRYIRNLEIVTVEPNDPDQLEGVFRAYGSRVAALWAEPILMNREALALEPTYLQLARRWCSETGALMCVDEIQTGFWQPEVFAYRSLGFTPDMVIVGKGMTAGFHPLAAVIYRSRNDVLKQYDAINTNGSAPLASYVGLRCLEMIAADAPRFAAVGDRFMAGLRALVSRRGDVMAEVRGKRHLAGIKFKRAQEAIDFHRRALAGGLWTRVHASRPGHSTVLMKLALPADDVIVDYLLGRLEDLLP
- a CDS encoding DeoR/GlpR transcriptional regulator, whose translation is MNASSRQSQVIEMLTTRGECSVGFLARRLQVSGMTIRRDLRGLAAAGRVVRTHGGATLAQRISFEFQFLNRAHRHQEAKLAIAAVAAELVHDGDSVIIDSGTTTLALATRLKERKDLTVITTSLPIVSELQFCSNVQVLLLGGLLRHGTPDLVGTLTETNLEHLRADVAFLGADAVDSQGHAYIDSIEVGRILTRMAASAQRTYAVADSSKLGRTALMHFGDAGSWEGLITDEGIQRNLATDLRRAGVRVIKAGNGRDRTR
- a CDS encoding BNR repeat-containing protein — protein: MLKTTVYPTLLFTILAAAPLPAAVSQLAPAEPVVEQTLELGPVWSGHPVAFCLLTHEGRQYTAYYDDQRQMTVAARRLTEKEWSYTRLPETIKWDSHNYVTMAVDATGHLHLSGNMHCVPLVYFRTEKPGDIQTFRRIAGMVGSEEKRATYPRFLKGSKGELIFTYRDGGSGNGNQIFNVYDPRMRTWRRLLDTPLTDGEGQMNAYLDLIQRDRRGVFHLCWIWRDTPDCATNHDICYARSRDLVHWEQSDGTPLKLPIMLRAAEIVDPVPAGGGALNGNVRLGFDAEDRPVISFYKFDEKGITQTYNARKESGRWQAFQVSEWDYRYVFSGGGSIGSEIRIGPVKAEPDGRLVQTFQHSKAGSGRWVLESETLKRIATLPAVPKAGAALSRVESRDSGMSIRWADDEGRSGEPGVGYMLRWETLPANRDRAREGPPPAPTMLRLVKVREVE
- a CDS encoding SDR family oxidoreductase, with translation MRAEHPRTTLMTGSTGFLGHYVLRDLLTRGHRVVAVIRAPLADSSGRLLALLAEVGLDAGPLIEQDRLVLVEGSLPDRLPEPYWGPTDDILHNAASLQLFSNGNGDPHKTNVGGAEAIVRWAEAHSVRRIHTVSTAYTCGWNTGVILEQFHEPEPEFQTDYERTKWQAEILFKQWGEQNGRTLTVFRPSFLVGDSETGYTTQFGGFYQFARLVGVLKQRYFNPNNGARTFIPLRVPGKPDDVQNLITVDFVSRIIAEVILAPQYHGRIYHLTNPEPPTNDFMKRCYEDYYGLYGGYFTDPNEVVGKCTQAESMLWDQYHLLTPRVVHTPHFDTTNTRRLMTERGIELPPLTRERVLMLFDWAAGKGWGRAAGNGKSKGVSLV